The sequence CCCACGTCACCGTGACCATGAACGCCGTGGACCCTGAGATCGGGGCCAAGATCTATTCCTGGGTGCGGGTCGGCAAGGTGGTCTACCGGGGCGTGGAAGGCGCGAAGATACTGCTCGAGCGCCAGCTGGAATCCATCCGGCTCTTGAAAGCCAAGGGCATCACCGTGAAGGTGAACAGCATCATCATCCCCGGCGTGAACGACCATCATCTGATCGAGGTGGCCAAGGTCGCGGCCAGCCTGGGCGCGGACATCCAGAATCTCATTCCGCTGCACCCGACGGCGGACACTCCGTTTGCCGGGGTGGAGGAGCCGACGAAGGAGCTCATCCACGAGCTGCGGGCCAAGGGCGGCGCGCTCGTGCCGCAGATGACCCACTGCAAACGTTGCCGGGCCGACGCCGTTGGTCTTTTGTGTTCGGACCGCTCCAGCGAACTGATCCCGACCCTGAACAACCTGGCCTGCGGGTCCAAGGCGGGGACAAAACCTTATGTGGCGGTGGCCACGCGTGAAGGCATGCTCGTCAACATGCACCTGGGCGAGGCCCCGAGCTTTCAGATCTGGGCGCCGCAGGGCAAGGGCGCGCGCATGATCGAGGAACGGCGGGTGCCGGAAGTTGGCTGTGGACCTGAACGCTGGCATAAGCTTGCCGAAGTCCTGCATGACTGTTCCCTGGTCCTGGCCGAAGCGGTCGGAAAGCAGCCCAAACAGGTTCTGGGCGAACACGGCATTACAGTGCTTGAATGCACAGGGCTCATCGCCGACATCGTGACGGAACATTTTCAGGGAGGAGACATCTTGCGCTACAAGACGCGTAGCCACAAGGCTGGATGCGCAGGTATGGGGGGCGGCTGCGGCTGAGTGAAGTTTTGAGATGCGTGAACGCTATCGGCGGCAGGGAGTCCTGTCGCCATTTTTGTTTTCAGGCAAGCGAAGGGTGGACTTATCTTTTGAAACTATTTTGATGAAATATGATAATAGAATTTGATTCATGCGTTCCGCAGACGTGTCCGCAGCTGTCGCAGCGTAAACCTTGGAGCACTGTTGTATTGTACAGTATGATAAGGTGGCGAGTTGTCAGTTTGGCGAAGCGGCAGCTTCATAAGCCTTCCTTTGATTTTTATCTGTTTGTGGTTGAAATATGGGGGTGTTGCATGTATGCTAAAATCAGATTTGTAACTGATTCGCATTTATCGCTTTAGGCCTACGATGTGTTTTGTAATGATAACCATTTGAATATATTGTGTTTATTTTGGCTTGCTCGCCAAGTCGGTACTTGACCGCTACGTACTTGAACCGTAAAGGCAAGGCCCATGACGAAAAGATACGCTGCTAAATTTTTGTTCGTATTGGTAATATATGCCCTGATCAGCGGATTGGCCGGAATCGGTTTTTCCGCTTTTGCGTCTTCGGGGACTCACGTTTTTCGGGGAGCGGTTGCGCCCAAGCCCAAGATCCAGGCCGTTGCGGCAGACAGCCAGATTGCGGATCGGGCTGAACCCGACACGCCTGCTCAGTCCGTTCCGGCAGCATCCCCCGCAAAGGCTGCGGCATCGAAAAAGAAGACGACCACGCCCGCGCCCGATGTGGTCAAGAAAACGGCCAAGACCGCCCCAAAACAAACCGACGCCGCGCCAAAGGCTCCGGCGGTAAAAGCCAAAAAATCCGCCGTGGACAAGACCAAATCGGCGAAGCCTGCCGTGAAGCCGGGCACGTCCAAGGATTTGTTGCTGAACGCGCAGGCCGCATTGCTGATCAACATGTCCACTGGCGACGTCTATTATGAGCACAACCCGGACAAGACCATTGCGCCGGCATCGATCACCAAGCTCTTGACGTTGTACATTATCCGCGAAGCCCTGGCCCAGGGCAGGCTTTCGCAGGCGACCCCCATTCCCGTCAGCGCCGAGGCGGTCAAGACCGGCGGTTCGCGCATGCGTCTCAAGCGCAATGAAAAGGTCCCGCTTGGCGAGCTTATCAAGGGTATCAGCGTGGTTTCGGCCAACAACGCCTGCGTGGCCGTGGCTGAATATTTCGGCAAGGGCGATCCTTCCAAGTTCGTGGCGCAGATGAACGAAAAGGCCAAGAAGATCGGAATGGTCAACAGCCGCTTCAAGAATCCCAACGGCCTGCCCGCCTCGGGGCAGCTCTCCACCGCTCGGGACATCGCCAAGCTGTCCGTGGCCTATCTGCGCACTTTTCCCGAATCGCTGAAGGTGCATTCCATGACAAGCCACACCTTTCACGGCGCCACGCATCGCAACGCCAACACGCTGCTTCGTACATACAAGGGCGTGGATGGGCTCAAGACCGGCTTTGTTTGCGACGCCGGATACAACATCACGGCCACGGCCAAGCGCGGCAAGACCCGGCTTGTCGCCGTGGTGCTCGGTGCCCAGAATTCCGCCGTGCGCCAGCGCGAGACGGCCAGACTGCTTGATTATGGATTTCGGCGCGCGGCCGATGAAGAGAAGCTCGCCAACAAAACCTCGGCCGCGGCCAAGAAACCAAAAGCCTGACCAGTCAGCGGTCTTGCCACACGTAAAAAAAGGGATTTCGGAATCCCTTTTTTTACGTGCGGTGTCCGGCGTCCGGGCCGGGGTGATTTTGTCCGGAGCGGCTTGGAAGAGGGGGTCAGGATTGGCCGTCCACCGCCTGTTTGAGGGGGAGCAGTTCGTCGAATTCGACTCCGATGTAATAAAGCCCCATGAGGGAACTGTCGTCGACTTGCCCCCAGCGCACGGTCCCGTGCACTTCCTCGATGGCCTCGAAGCGTTCGAACCCCGTGTTGGCAGCCGCTACGATGACCCTGTCTCCCATCGTGAAATTATAGTCGGCTTCGATGAGCAAACCGCCGCGGCCGATGTTTATGATCCGTGCCGAGACGACCATGTCGGTCTCGGTTTGCGGGATGATCCTGCAGGGGAGCAGACAGCCGTAGCGCTTCCATTTTCTGTTTTTCTGCATCTCATGAACCATGGGAAGATCCTCGTGGGGTGGGAAGCTTTTTTGCGAAAAGGTAAAATTTCTAGCTCCATAGAGGAAGCGCGGAGACAACACAAGGAGAATGGCCGCGATTATTGCTCGGTCAGCACCATCCTGCGCGGCAGTTCGCGTTCCAGGGCGATCCCCACATGGTAGACGTTTTGACCCGAGGATGCCGTAGACTGGCTCCAGCGCACCGTACCGATCAGAATCTCGGCGAATTCAAAGAGCAGGGCGTCGTACTCGTCCTCCAGGGTGATGGCCACACGTTCGTTGGCGATGAACCCTTGTTCCGTCGCAAGCATGACTCCGCCCGGACTCAGGTTGATGATGCTGCCCGGGGCCGAGTTGCGGCTATCGCCTTCGTAGCTGATCTTGCACGGCACCGTTATCGGTTCGCGGTCCCAGCGGCGCTTGTTTTGATCCATTTTTTCCTCTTCGCGTTGGATTGGCTTTATGCAACATGAAGGTTCAGGATTGTTCCGTCAAGTATTGTCGATAACAAAATGCTTTGCTTCACTTTATTGCGAATGTTTCTTAAATTGATTGTGCACGTGAATTCTGTCTATCTATATATCGCCATAATTTCGGAAAAAGGGATGTCAGAAAAGACAATCTATGAATGTCGCAGCATCCACGTTGCGAATGAAGTCACCGACCGGTACATCCTCCAGGAGCTTTGACAGGTCGCCCCGCTCATGACGGCAGCCCGCAAGCAGGGACTCAAGTTCGCTCACTGCTCGCGCGCCGAAGAAATCCCCGAAAATTCTGGCCTGTTCGATGCGGCCGTGCTGCACATCCAGATGGACTTCCACAACGCCGCCCTCGGTACGTGTGCTTCGCGTGAATCCGTAATTGGGCGATGATCCGAAATTCCAGTCCCAGGTGCCGTATTTTGATTCCACGAGCTCGTTTATGGCTGCTTCCTCATCGGTGCGCAGGCCCGGCAGGTTCTCCGATTCATGGCCTGAGATATGGGCCATGACGCGGTGGACAAAGGTCTCCACATCGATGGGTTCAGGCAGGTGGCTTGAGATGTTGGTGACCCGCTTCGTGACGCTCTTGACCGCCTTGTCCGCGTATTTGACCGGGTTGACCTTGAGGGCTCCGGACAGGTCGGCCATCTGGGACGAGAAGAGGAGCGTGCCATGGTGCAGAACGCGGTCCTTTTCCAGGAGTTGGGCATTGCCGGAAAATTTTTGTCCGTCGATGACCAGATCGTTGCGGCCTTCAAACTGGCAGTTCACGCCCATGGCTTGCAGGGCCTCCATGATCGGAGCCGTGAAGCGATGGAAATCCAGATGCCTGGATTGCTTCCCGAGTTGGATGAAGGTGAAGTTGACGTTGCCCAGATCATGAAAAACCGCCCCTCCACCGGTCAGGCGCCGAATGACCGAGATGCCCCGTTCACGCACGAACTCCTCGTCGATCTCGGAAACCGTGTTCTGGTTGCGCCCGACGATGACGGCGGGTTCGTTGCGCCAAAGCATGAAGATGTCCGTGTCCGTATTGCGCAGCAGCCATTCCTCGGCCGCAAGGTTGAAGGCCGGGTTGGTGCAGGTGTTGTGGATGAAACGCATGGGTTCTCCCGGAGAGGTGGTTTGTTTCGTCAATGCGGAGTAAGAAATGAGTTTGTTGTGATCGGCAGGCAATATGGGGGAAGCCGAATCTGGTCAATATGGGGGCCTGTGTTCTGGTCGCGGCGCGTGTTTCAGACAGGTCCGGTCGTAAACGTGCCGGGCAGAGGTGCTTTTAAAATAGATAATCGATAATGTTGTATTTAGTTTAATATGCTGTTTTGAAAGGATATTTATTGACTTGGTCGACTGGGCTCCGCGTTTCGTTCCACTGTGCGGGTCGCCTGAATGCTGGACAATACAAGGGGATGGAGACTATGGCACTAAATCTGCTTAAAAGAAACCCCATGTCCCGGAAACAAACGCTTTCAGTGGATACATTGTATCAATTTGGATCACTCGTCCGTGCGGATGGTGTGTCAAAAAGGTTCATTGTGCCCACGGCGTTTTTTCGGGGCGGGATTCATGTCAACCGGACGGTTCGCCGTTCTTTACCGCAAGTTGGGTATGTCCATGCAAATCTTTGATCTTGCCACTGCCGACCTTGAGTTTGTCGCCGAGGTCGAAGCCCGCAGCCACCAGAAAATCAGGAACTGCTACCAGTGCGGCAATTGTACGGCCGGATGCCCGTATACATTCGCCTACGATTATTCGGTCAGTCAGATCATGCGACTGATTCAGACCGGACAAAAGGAAGCAGTGCTGAAAAGCAGGTCCCTGTGGCTGTGCGGCTCCTGTCAATCCTGTACCACGCGCTGTCCGAACATGATCGACGTCGCGCTGATCATGGATGTCTGTCGGCACATGGCCCGGGAAGCCGGGTACGCCACGGAGCGTTCCGTGAAGATTTTCGCCGACTCGTTTTTGGCCTCGGTCGAGCGCCATGGCCGCGCCTATGAGCTGGGTCTCATGACTGCGTACATGACGCGCTCCGGCCGCGTATTCACCGATGTCGATCTGGCACCGCAGGCTCTCATGCGCGGCAAGTTGCCGTTCAAACCGCACCAGATTCAGGGACGCGAACAGGTGGCCCGCATTTTCGAGCGGTTCCGCAAAGGAGGCGACAATGTTTAAAATCGCGTATTATCCGGGCTGTTCCGGCCAGGGCACGTCTCTGGAATACGACAGCTCCACCCGCGCGGTCTGCAAGGCTCTGGACGTGGAACTGGTGGACATTCCGGACTGGAGCTGCTGTGGTTCCTCCCCCGCGCACACCGTGAATCATGTCCTGTCCGCGGCCCTGTCCGCCCGCAACCTGGCCCAGGTCGAGGTCATGGGCATGGACAAGGTGACGACGCCCTGTCCCAGCTGCCTGACCAACCTGCGCACCGCCGCCCACAAGATGGAAGACCCCGGGTTTCGTTCCAAGGCCAATGCGCTCCTCGATGTGCCCTGCAATGGCCATGTGGACGCCCAGTCCGTCTTGCAGGTGCTGGCCGAAAACGTGGACCCCGAACTGATCAAGTCAAAGGTCGTAAAGCCCCTGACCGGAATCAAGATCGCCTGTTATTACGGTTGCATCATGAACCGTCCTCCGGAGCTGATGCGCTTCGACCACCACGAAAATCCCATGGCCATGGACAATCTGATGACCGCGCTCGGGGCGGAGGTCGTGCCGTTCCCGCTCAAGGTGGAGTGCTGCGGCGCTTCGTACGGCATACCGCGTAACGATATCGTGATGCGGCTGTCGGGCAAGCTGCTGGACGCCGGGCGCGATGTCGGCGCGGACGCCTTCGTGACCGCCTGTCCCTTGTGCCAGATGAACCTGGATCTCAGGCAGGGCCAGATCAACCGCGCCCTGCACGAGAAATTCAGGATTCCGGTATTCTATTACACCCAACTCCTTGGCTATGCTCTGGGATTGGACCGCGCCGTGCTTGGCTTTGAAAAGCTCTGTGTCGATCCGAGACTCGCCCTGGGC is a genomic window of Desulfomicrobium baculatum DSM 4028 containing:
- the nifB gene encoding nitrogenase cofactor biosynthesis protein NifB, with product MSEAKDRSQHPCFNKETSGSCGRVHLPVAPGCNIQCNYCNRKYDCVNESRPGVTSAILPPDRAVEYLDEVLKKEPRITVVGIAGPGDPMAEAKRTLETIERINAKYPNMLYCLSSNGLALPEHVDRLAELGVTHVTVTMNAVDPEIGAKIYSWVRVGKVVYRGVEGAKILLERQLESIRLLKAKGITVKVNSIIIPGVNDHHLIEVAKVAASLGADIQNLIPLHPTADTPFAGVEEPTKELIHELRAKGGALVPQMTHCKRCRADAVGLLCSDRSSELIPTLNNLACGSKAGTKPYVAVATREGMLVNMHLGEAPSFQIWAPQGKGARMIEERRVPEVGCGPERWHKLAEVLHDCSLVLAEAVGKQPKQVLGEHGITVLECTGLIADIVTEHFQGGDILRYKTRSHKAGCAGMGGGCG
- a CDS encoding D-alanyl-D-alanine carboxypeptidase family protein → MTKRYAAKFLFVLVIYALISGLAGIGFSAFASSGTHVFRGAVAPKPKIQAVAADSQIADRAEPDTPAQSVPAASPAKAAASKKKTTTPAPDVVKKTAKTAPKQTDAAPKAPAVKAKKSAVDKTKSAKPAVKPGTSKDLLLNAQAALLINMSTGDVYYEHNPDKTIAPASITKLLTLYIIREALAQGRLSQATPIPVSAEAVKTGGSRMRLKRNEKVPLGELIKGISVVSANNACVAVAEYFGKGDPSKFVAQMNEKAKKIGMVNSRFKNPNGLPASGQLSTARDIAKLSVAYLRTFPESLKVHSMTSHTFHGATHRNANTLLRTYKGVDGLKTGFVCDAGYNITATAKRGKTRLVAVVLGAQNSAVRQRETARLLDYGFRRAADEEKLANKTSAAAKKPKA
- a CDS encoding PilZ domain-containing protein, whose protein sequence is MVHEMQKNRKWKRYGCLLPCRIIPQTETDMVVSARIINIGRGGLLIEADYNFTMGDRVIVAAANTGFERFEAIEEVHGTVRWGQVDDSSLMGLYYIGVEFDELLPLKQAVDGQS
- a CDS encoding PilZ domain-containing protein, whose translation is MDQNKRRWDREPITVPCKISYEGDSRNSAPGSIINLSPGGVMLATEQGFIANERVAITLEDEYDALLFEFAEILIGTVRWSQSTASSGQNVYHVGIALERELPRRMVLTEQ
- a CDS encoding lipoate--protein ligase: MRFIHNTCTNPAFNLAAEEWLLRNTDTDIFMLWRNEPAVIVGRNQNTVSEIDEEFVRERGISVIRRLTGGGAVFHDLGNVNFTFIQLGKQSRHLDFHRFTAPIMEALQAMGVNCQFEGRNDLVIDGQKFSGNAQLLEKDRVLHHGTLLFSSQMADLSGALKVNPVKYADKAVKSVTKRVTNISSHLPEPIDVETFVHRVMAHISGHESENLPGLRTDEEAAINELVESKYGTWDWNFGSSPNYGFTRSTRTEGGVVEVHLDVQHGRIEQARIFGDFFGARAVSELESLLAGCRHERGDLSKLLEDVPVGDFIRNVDAATFIDCLF
- a CDS encoding 4Fe-4S dicluster domain-containing protein gives rise to the protein MQIFDLATADLEFVAEVEARSHQKIRNCYQCGNCTAGCPYTFAYDYSVSQIMRLIQTGQKEAVLKSRSLWLCGSCQSCTTRCPNMIDVALIMDVCRHMAREAGYATERSVKIFADSFLASVERHGRAYELGLMTAYMTRSGRVFTDVDLAPQALMRGKLPFKPHQIQGREQVARIFERFRKGGDNV
- a CDS encoding CoB--CoM heterodisulfide reductase iron-sulfur subunit B family protein; the encoded protein is MFKIAYYPGCSGQGTSLEYDSSTRAVCKALDVELVDIPDWSCCGSSPAHTVNHVLSAALSARNLAQVEVMGMDKVTTPCPSCLTNLRTAAHKMEDPGFRSKANALLDVPCNGHVDAQSVLQVLAENVDPELIKSKVVKPLTGIKIACYYGCIMNRPPELMRFDHHENPMAMDNLMTALGAEVVPFPLKVECCGASYGIPRNDIVMRLSGKLLDAGRDVGADAFVTACPLCQMNLDLRQGQINRALHEKFRIPVFYYTQLLGYALGLDRAVLGFEKLCVDPRLALGKIKQPAQAR